From the Candidatus Methylomirabilota bacterium genome, one window contains:
- a CDS encoding metal ABC transporter permease → MIAVSTHDLLALMWLPFLMCLVLTGIHAYLGFHVLSREVIFVDIALAQIAALGATGAFLVGFELDTWESYAAGLGFTILGALVLALTRSRTRRVSHEAVIGVVYAVSSAGAVLLADRTPHGAEHLRGMLVGSILSVSGSEVLEVAILYALVGLFHWLCRRPFFLISTDPERAYREGWAVRGWDFLFYASFGVVVTSSVRIAGVLLVFSYLIVPALAGILLASRIGTRLVVGWLFGAGVSVAAMLASAVLDLPTGATVVCAFGLCLLALGLTTRVQRRRWA, encoded by the coding sequence ATGATCGCGGTCTCGACGCACGATCTCCTCGCCCTGATGTGGCTGCCGTTCCTGATGTGCCTCGTCCTCACCGGCATCCACGCCTATCTCGGCTTCCACGTGCTGAGCCGCGAGGTGATCTTCGTGGACATCGCGCTCGCCCAGATCGCCGCGCTGGGCGCGACCGGCGCGTTCCTCGTGGGCTTCGAGCTGGACACCTGGGAGTCGTACGCGGCGGGCCTGGGCTTCACGATCCTCGGCGCGCTGGTGCTGGCCCTCACGCGCAGCCGCACCCGCCGCGTCTCGCACGAAGCGGTGATCGGCGTGGTCTACGCGGTATCCTCCGCGGGCGCGGTCCTGCTCGCCGACCGCACGCCGCACGGGGCCGAGCATCTGCGCGGCATGCTGGTGGGCAGCATCCTGAGCGTCAGCGGGAGCGAGGTGCTCGAGGTCGCGATCCTCTACGCGCTGGTCGGCCTCTTCCACTGGCTTTGCCGCCGCCCCTTCTTCCTGATCTCCACCGACCCGGAGCGCGCCTACCGCGAGGGGTGGGCGGTGCGCGGCTGGGACTTCCTCTTCTACGCCTCGTTCGGGGTGGTCGTCACCTCGTCGGTCCGCATCGCGGGCGTCCTGCTCGTGTTCTCGTACCTGATCGTGCCCGCCCTCGCCGGCATCCTCCTGGCGAGCCGCATCGGAACCCGCCTCGTGGTGGGCTGGCTCTTCGGGGCGGGCGTGAGCGTGGCCGCGATGCTCGCCTCCGCGGTGCTGGACCTGCCGACCGGCGCCACCGTGGTCTGCGCCTTCGGCCTCTGCCTGCTCGCCCTCGGCCTCACCACGCGGGTGCAGCGACGCCGATGGGCGTGA